A genomic region of Bactrocera dorsalis isolate Fly_Bdor chromosome 3, ASM2337382v1, whole genome shotgun sequence contains the following coding sequences:
- the LOC125777762 gene encoding uncharacterized protein LOC125777762, with amino-acid sequence MKRHWHKMLIIHMATKAYSFMRDDLGFSLPSKSSLLRWRPIRYVVPGFDANVISNLGKIAKNMSVLERNCVLLFDEIIIKSDLTYNRVRDIIDGFVDHGEGHREMKIGNKCCFFMVKGLSSSWKYVFSYYISKGGLLTQNLSKILNKNIAALKSIGLNVKALVCDQGASNSSVFKSVGITEETPFYMHEGSKVYCLFDYCHLFKSIRNTLLKYDISTPDGIVTFKVIKKLYSIDQSNTHFKICPKLTESHVYPSVFEKMSVKRATQVFSNSVAAGIEMAYSQNLFGSDEYLIKCIKPTQLFVKRMNDLFDDLDCKIFDSKNPLKRPLLRNDSGKVQRLHDHIEFLKSIRLPNDVRVKCIDGFRNTIRGMLMLSEELFKDQRELDFIFLGKLNQDALENFFYRVRASQGINTHPTAHEVQYIVGRLISMKILRQYFESKGANCEDDDDINLDWNLGPEDRHLDVQGNEQEPEQLDLESFVIPDENFVEEDDEADVQIKRYYTGYGIYQKILCRIHCEKCTKAMTKTQSDLTLYSEALIKAKNYKDDSDLRLVIGSSKCVDCK; translated from the coding sequence ATGAAAAGACATTGGCACAAAATGTTAATTATACATATGGCCACCAAAGCTTATAGTTTCATGCGTGACGATTTAGGCTTCTCTTTACCGAGCAAAAGTTCTCTTTTGAGATGGCGCCCCATTAGGTATGTTGTCCCTGGCTTCGATGCCAATGTCATATCGAATTTAGGCAAAATCGCCAAAAATATGTCCGTTTTAGAACGTAATTGCGttcttttatttgatgaaatcatCATAAAGTCCGACCTAACTTACAATAGAGTTAGGGATATTATTGATGGGTTTGTAGATCATGGGGAAGGCCATCGGGAAATGAAGATAGGGAAtaagtgttgtttttttatgGTAAAAGGGTTAAGTTCAAGTtggaaatatgtgttttcatacTATATTTCCAAAGGTGGACTTCTTACTcaaaatttatctaaaattttgaataagaaTATCGCAGCACTAAAGTCCATTGGACTTAATGTTAAGGCTTTAGTCTGCGATCAAGGGGCTTCGAATTCTTCCGTTTTCAAATCAGTGGGAATTACTGAAGAAACACCCTTTTACATGCACGAAGGTTCTAAAGTGTATTGCTTATTTGACTATTGCCATCTATTTAAGTCCATCCGTAATACGTTGCtgaaatatgatatttcaaCTCCTGATGGAATAGTCActtttaaagttattaaaaaactttactcAATTGACCAGAGCAATACCCATTTTAAAATCTGTCCAAAACTAACGGAGTCCCATGTTTACCCCAGCGTCTTTGAGAAAATGTCCGTCAAACGTGCCACACAAGTTTTTAGCAATTCGGTCGCGGCTGGCATTGAAATGGCTTACAGCCAAAATCTATTCGGCAGTGacgaatatttaataaaatgtataaagcCTACGCAGTTATTCGTCAAGAGGATGAATGATCTCTTTGACGATTTAGACTGCAAAATATTTGATTCCAAAAATCCGTTGAAACGTCCACTTCTTAGAAATGATTCCGGGAAGGTCCAACGCCTCCATGATcatatagaatttttaaaatcaattagGTTACCGAATGATGTTCGGGTAAAGTGTATTGACGGTTTTCGCAATACAATTAGGGGGATGCTAATGTTGTCAGAAGAGCTATTTAAGGATCAAAGGGAATTAGATTTTATATTTCTAGGGAAATTAAATCAGGATGCGTTGGAGAACTTCTTTTATAGAGTCCGAGCGAGTCAGGGTATTAATACCCATCCGACTGCCCATGAAGTGCAGTATATTGTAGGTCGTCTAATATCTATGAAGATACTTAGgcaatattttgaaagtaaGGGCGCAAATTGCGAGGATGATGACGATATTAATTTAGATTGGAATTTAGGCCCCGAAGATCGTCATCTAGATGTGCAGGGAAACGAACAGGAACCTGAGCAACTCGACCTGGAATCTTTTGTTATTCCAGACGAAAATTTCGTTGAAGAGGACGATGAAGCTGACGTCCAAATCAAGCGGTACTACACAGGCTATGGTATTTACCAGAAAATTCTGTGTAGAATTCATTGCGAAAAGTGCACAAAGGCAATGACAAAGACACAGAGCGACTTAACGCTCTATTCGGAGGCCCTCATCAAAGCGAAAAACTATAAGGATGACAGCGATTTAAGACTGGTGATAGGGTCTTCGAAGTGTGTCGACTGCAAATGA
- the LOC105222006 gene encoding galactose mutarotase isoform X1: MVCVTEDAFGTTINPLTKKEVAIRRFTITNDRRMSMQLITFGASITSLKVPDSHGMAEDITLGFDNIEGYLTENNPYIGCSVGRVCSRVGNGNFILDGKKYEVTKNFLGKHMLHGGTHGFSKVIWEVDQIRPDGVVFKFTSPDGHEGFPGEVVATATYTITDDNCMRFCFEATTNKPTPVNMTNHAYFNLAGHNAGKQGMAEHIVKIKADCITDMDEETVPNGQFISLENHPLDLRKLTNVGEGLRKISKIAKGYDHNYVLKYTPGCIEKQAKVFHPPSGRCMEILSNQPCMHFYTAHNMPDLEKRGKKKGNTQPMIIGKGRSMYEKHGSFCMETHWFPDAVNHANFPSVILSPGDTYQHVCLFRFGVYDPNCERHGNQLCG; this comes from the exons ATGGTTTGCGTGACAGAGGATGCTTTCGGTACCACAATCAACCCCCTAACCAAGAAGGAAGTGGCAATAAGGCGCTTCACCATCACCAATGATCGCAGAATGTCGATGCAG TTGATAACCTTCGGCGCCTCAATAACTTCACTAAAAGTGCCGGACTCGCATGGCATGGCAGAGGATATCACGCTCGGCTTCGATAATATCGAAG GTTACTTGACCGAGAATAATCCCTATATTGGGTGTTCAGTAGGTCGTGTTTGCAGCCGCGTTGGCAATGGCAACTTTATACTTGATGGAAAAAAGTACGAGGTTACTAAAAACTTCTTGGGAAAACACATGTTGCACGGTGGCACTCATGGCTTTAGCAAGGTCATTTGGGAAGTGGATCAAATTAGACCGGATGGTGTTGTTTTCAAGTTCACTTCGCCCGATGGTCATGAGGGCTTTCCTGGTGAAGTGGTTGCCACTGCTACTTACACTATTACGGATGATAATTGTATGCGCTTTTGCTTTGAAGCAACCACCAACAAGCCAACACCGGTTAATATGACTAATCATGCATACTTCAATTTGGCGGGACAT aaTGCAGGCAAGCAGGGTATGGCGGAACATATCGTTAAAATAAAGGCCGATTGTATAACCGATATGGACGAAGAAACGGTGCCCAATGGTCAGTTTATTAGTCTGGAGAATCATCCATTGGATTTACGTAAGCTGACAAATGTCGGAGAAGGTTTGAGAAAAATCTCTAAGATCGCCAAGGGTTACGACCACAATTACGTACTGAAGTACACACCAGGATGTATTGAGAAGCAAGCAAA AGTATTCCATCCTCCTAGTGGTCGCTGCATGGAAATTTTAAGCAATCAGCCCTGTATGCACTTCTATACCGCGCACAACATGCCAGACTTGGAG AAAAGGGGTAAAAAGAAAGGTAACACGCAACCCATGATCATCGGCAAGGGGCGCAGTATGTACGAGAAGCACGGGTCATTCTGTATGGAAACACACTGGTTCCCGGACGCTGTGAATCAC gcCAATTTCCCCTCCGTTATACTGAGCCCCGGCGACACTTACCAACACGTTTGCTTATTTAGATTTGGCGTTTACGACCCGAATTGCGAACGTCATGGCAACCAGTTATGCGGCTAA
- the LOC105222006 gene encoding galactose mutarotase isoform X2, whose product MVCVTEDAFGTTINPLTKKEVAIRRFTITNDRRMSMQLITFGASITSLKVPDSHGMAEDITLGFDNIEGYLTENNPYIGCSVGRVCSRVGNGNFILDGKKYEVTKNFLGKHMLHGGTHGFSKVIWEVDQIRPDGVVFKFTSPDGHEGFPGEVVATATYTITDDNCMRFCFEATTNKPTPVNMTNHAYFNLAGHNAGKQGMAEHIVKIKADCITDMDEETVPNGQFISLENHPLDLRKLTNVGEGLRKISKIAKGYDHNYVLKYTPGCIEKQAKVFHPPSGRCMEILSNQPCMHFYTAHNMPDLEKGNTQPMIIGKGRSMYEKHGSFCMETHWFPDAVNHANFPSVILSPGDTYQHVCLFRFGVYDPNCERHGNQLCG is encoded by the exons ATGGTTTGCGTGACAGAGGATGCTTTCGGTACCACAATCAACCCCCTAACCAAGAAGGAAGTGGCAATAAGGCGCTTCACCATCACCAATGATCGCAGAATGTCGATGCAG TTGATAACCTTCGGCGCCTCAATAACTTCACTAAAAGTGCCGGACTCGCATGGCATGGCAGAGGATATCACGCTCGGCTTCGATAATATCGAAG GTTACTTGACCGAGAATAATCCCTATATTGGGTGTTCAGTAGGTCGTGTTTGCAGCCGCGTTGGCAATGGCAACTTTATACTTGATGGAAAAAAGTACGAGGTTACTAAAAACTTCTTGGGAAAACACATGTTGCACGGTGGCACTCATGGCTTTAGCAAGGTCATTTGGGAAGTGGATCAAATTAGACCGGATGGTGTTGTTTTCAAGTTCACTTCGCCCGATGGTCATGAGGGCTTTCCTGGTGAAGTGGTTGCCACTGCTACTTACACTATTACGGATGATAATTGTATGCGCTTTTGCTTTGAAGCAACCACCAACAAGCCAACACCGGTTAATATGACTAATCATGCATACTTCAATTTGGCGGGACAT aaTGCAGGCAAGCAGGGTATGGCGGAACATATCGTTAAAATAAAGGCCGATTGTATAACCGATATGGACGAAGAAACGGTGCCCAATGGTCAGTTTATTAGTCTGGAGAATCATCCATTGGATTTACGTAAGCTGACAAATGTCGGAGAAGGTTTGAGAAAAATCTCTAAGATCGCCAAGGGTTACGACCACAATTACGTACTGAAGTACACACCAGGATGTATTGAGAAGCAAGCAAA AGTATTCCATCCTCCTAGTGGTCGCTGCATGGAAATTTTAAGCAATCAGCCCTGTATGCACTTCTATACCGCGCACAACATGCCAGACTTGGAG AAAGGTAACACGCAACCCATGATCATCGGCAAGGGGCGCAGTATGTACGAGAAGCACGGGTCATTCTGTATGGAAACACACTGGTTCCCGGACGCTGTGAATCAC gcCAATTTCCCCTCCGTTATACTGAGCCCCGGCGACACTTACCAACACGTTTGCTTATTTAGATTTGGCGTTTACGACCCGAATTGCGAACGTCATGGCAACCAGTTATGCGGCTAA